One Fusobacterium nucleatum genomic window carries:
- a CDS encoding WYL domain-containing protein, which produces MKKIRVTVPEDVWDIIKIDQEDFGINNNKFCNYILEKLKFNRKIETEKLLQAQGRTHKKIIQFDLNVNNKEIYYDILKSNEVEIEAEYFRELFEIYCSKFKYQRELFIYEDKLKSILDAIKDENKLKIKYFSEIIDIDPIFIRREDKGNENFLFCYVEKLNSYQNYKLKEMEIVAILPEKMKKRDKKFIESMKKKYDPFLGKATTIKVKLTTLGESLLKTFTEYRPKLIKNEKDIYYFETSEEQAKIYFRGFSKEAEILEPLSLREEIIKEYQEALNIYK; this is translated from the coding sequence TTGAAAAAGATAAGAGTTACAGTTCCCGAAGATGTCTGGGATATAATAAAAATAGACCAAGAAGACTTTGGAATAAATAACAATAAATTCTGTAATTATATTTTAGAAAAATTAAAGTTTAATAGAAAAATTGAAACAGAAAAATTACTTCAAGCCCAAGGAAGAACTCATAAAAAGATTATTCAATTTGACTTAAATGTCAATAATAAAGAGATATATTATGATATTTTAAAATCTAATGAGGTTGAAATTGAAGCTGAGTATTTTAGAGAATTATTTGAAATATATTGCTCTAAATTTAAGTACCAAAGAGAATTATTTATTTATGAAGATAAGTTAAAATCTATATTAGATGCTATAAAAGATGAAAATAAATTGAAAATAAAATATTTTTCTGAAATTATTGATATAGATCCAATCTTTATTCGTAGGGAAGATAAAGGAAATGAAAACTTCTTATTTTGCTATGTTGAGAAACTAAACTCTTATCAAAATTATAAATTAAAAGAAATGGAAATAGTGGCTATATTACCAGAAAAGATGAAGAAAAGGGATAAAAAATTCATAGAGAGTATGAAGAAGAAGTATGACCCATTTTTAGGAAAGGCTACAACTATAAAGGTTAAATTAACAACTTTAGGAGAAAGTTTATTAAAAACTTTTACTGAATATAGACCAAAACTAATAAAAAATGAAAAAGATATTTATTATTTTGAAACATCAGAAGAACAAGCAAAGATATATTTTAGAGGTTTCTCAAAAGAAGCTGAAATATTAGAGCCTCTTTCATTGAGAGAAGAAATAATAAAAGAATATCAAGAAGCTTTAAATATATATAAATAA
- a CDS encoding ABC transporter permease yields MLQATIEQSLIFAIMVLGVYISFRILNFPDMTVDGTFPLGAAISAKLLTLGVNPYFTLLVTLVAGAVAGAVTGLIHVKLKVKDLLAGILVMTALYSVNLRVMGKSNIPLFEEDNIFNTEYSMMITIVVLILISKFLLDYLLKTKFGFALKALGDNENLIVSLGLNEEKYKIYGLMIANAFVAFSGAVLAQYQGFADVGMGTGIIVIGLASIIIGDTLFGKRRKLAGTTIVIIGSILYRGVIAVTLSMGMDASDLKLITSVIVIVILWIQKQKDKRRK; encoded by the coding sequence ATGTTACAGGCTACAATAGAGCAGAGTTTAATATTTGCAATAATGGTTTTAGGAGTTTATATATCTTTTAGGATATTAAACTTTCCAGATATGACAGTTGATGGAACTTTTCCTTTGGGAGCAGCAATTTCAGCAAAGTTACTGACTTTAGGAGTAAATCCATATTTTACATTGTTAGTTACACTTGTTGCAGGAGCAGTAGCAGGGGCAGTAACAGGACTTATCCATGTGAAATTAAAAGTTAAAGATTTACTTGCAGGAATTTTGGTTATGACTGCTCTATATAGTGTAAATTTAAGAGTTATGGGAAAGTCAAATATACCATTATTTGAGGAAGATAATATATTTAATACTGAATATTCAATGATGATAACTATAGTAGTTTTAATTTTGATAAGTAAATTTCTTTTAGATTATTTGTTAAAAACAAAGTTTGGTTTTGCTTTAAAAGCATTAGGAGATAATGAAAATTTAATTGTGTCTTTGGGCTTAAATGAAGAGAAATATAAAATATATGGGCTTATGATAGCAAATGCTTTTGTAGCTTTCTCAGGAGCTGTACTTGCACAATATCAAGGTTTTGCTGATGTAGGAATGGGAACAGGAATTATAGTTATAGGGCTTGCCTCAATAATAATTGGAGATACCCTATTTGGAAAAAGGAGAAAGTTAGCAGGAACTACAATAGTGATAATTGGTTCAATATTATACAGAGGAGTTATTGCAGTAACTTTATCTATGGGTATGGATGCAAGTGATTTAAAATTAATTACTTCTGTGATTGTAATTGTAATTTTGTGGATACAAAAGCAAAAAGATAAAAGGAGAAAATAA
- a CDS encoding ABC transporter ATP-binding protein, with protein MINISNIKKTFYSALGEEKAIFNGLNLEINQGDFISVIGSNGAGKTTLLNAISGNIDLDDGYIDVDGKNINNLAKHKRGEFISKVYQNPALGTAPSMTIFENLSMADNKGKIFGLSLGLNYSRKEYYMSLLKELDLGLENLLDTEVQYLSGGQRQCLALIMATLNQPKVLLLDEHTAALDPKTSKIIMDKTEEIVKKSEIPTLMITHNLQDAIRYGNRLIMLHNGEIILDIKGKEKEELTQDTLMEIFQKKATYSDVM; from the coding sequence ATGATAAATATATCAAATATTAAAAAGACATTTTATTCTGCATTAGGTGAAGAAAAAGCCATATTTAATGGACTAAATTTAGAAATAAATCAAGGAGATTTTATCTCAGTTATAGGAAGTAATGGAGCAGGAAAAACAACTCTACTTAATGCCATTAGTGGAAACATAGACTTAGATGATGGCTATATTGATGTTGATGGAAAAAATATAAATAACTTAGCTAAACATAAAAGAGGAGAATTTATATCTAAAGTTTATCAAAATCCTGCATTAGGAACAGCTCCTTCTATGACTATATTTGAAAATTTATCTATGGCAGATAATAAAGGTAAAATATTTGGTTTGAGCCTAGGCTTAAATTATTCAAGAAAAGAATATTATATGAGTTTATTAAAAGAGTTAGATTTAGGTCTAGAAAATTTACTAGATACAGAAGTTCAATATCTATCAGGTGGGCAAAGACAATGTCTTGCATTAATAATGGCGACTTTAAATCAGCCAAAAGTTTTATTACTTGATGAACATACTGCTGCCCTAGACCCTAAAACTTCAAAAATAATTATGGATAAAACAGAAGAAATAGTAAAAAAATCTGAAATACCTACTCTTATGATAACTCATAATTTACAAGATGCTATAAGATATGGAAATCGTTTAATTATGCTTCATAATGGAGAAATTATTTTAGATATAAAGGGCAAAGAAAAAGAAGAGTTGACACAAGATACTTTAATGGAAATCTTCCAAAAGAAAGCAACTTACTCTGATGTGATGTAA
- a CDS encoding DUF4298 domain-containing protein: MKQKERIEKMEKILSNSSKLLEELEEVLNKLEKDSKNYDELIKYYYSNNWVKDKEDFEKDLLPDIESAYVLTEDGIYDMMTSSSGTAIHMLELATKMLKR, translated from the coding sequence ATGAAACAAAAAGAAAGAATAGAAAAAATGGAAAAAATTCTTTCTAACTCTTCAAAATTATTAGAGGAATTGGAAGAAGTCTTAAATAAATTAGAAAAAGATTCTAAAAATTATGATGAACTTATAAAATATTACTATAGTAATAACTGGGTAAAAGATAAGGAAGATTTTGAAAAAGATTTGCTTCCAGATATAGAAAGTGCTTATGTTTTAACAGAAGATGGCATCTATGATATGATGACTTCCAGTAGTGGGACTGCTATTCATATGTTAGAACTTGCAACTAAAATGTTAAAAAGATAG
- a CDS encoding ABC transporter substrate-binding protein, producing the protein MKKLLTILGLMLGLTTLSVAAEKEIKVGITQIVEHPSLDAARKGVEKALKEKGKGKNIKIEYQSAQGDFGTAQLIAKSYASSKKDVIIAISTPSAQAALNATKTIPIVYTAVTDGASAGLKGNNITGTSDMAPLDKQAELIKTLLPNAKKVGFLYNPSEQNSLLLLEKFKGIAKAKGLTVVEKGVSSVNDINLAIDSLLSQIDVLYIPTDNLVYSSASLVIQKANRKNVPVIASTNDIVEKGALATESIDYEKLGYQTGERVIDILNGKNPKDIPVETLKQTTLVVNQKIAKKYNISLDNPKLKNAVKY; encoded by the coding sequence ATGAAGAAATTATTAACTATATTAGGATTGATGTTAGGTTTAACAACTTTATCAGTGGCAGCTGAAAAAGAAATTAAAGTAGGAATTACTCAAATAGTTGAACACCCTTCATTAGATGCTGCAAGAAAAGGTGTAGAAAAAGCTTTAAAAGAAAAGGGAAAAGGAAAAAATATAAAAATAGAATACCAATCAGCACAGGGAGATTTTGGAACAGCACAACTGATTGCTAAATCTTATGCCTCATCTAAAAAAGATGTAATAATTGCAATATCAACTCCAAGTGCCCAAGCTGCACTTAATGCAACAAAGACTATACCAATAGTTTATACAGCAGTAACAGATGGAGCTAGTGCAGGATTAAAAGGGAATAATATAACAGGGACTTCTGATATGGCACCTTTGGATAAACAGGCAGAGCTTATTAAAACTCTACTTCCAAATGCAAAGAAAGTAGGATTTCTATATAATCCTAGTGAACAAAATTCATTACTATTACTAGAAAAATTTAAAGGAATTGCAAAAGCAAAAGGACTTACTGTTGTAGAAAAAGGTGTTAGTTCAGTAAATGATATTAATTTAGCAATAGATTCTTTATTAAGTCAAATAGATGTCCTATATATACCAACTGATAATTTAGTATATTCATCAGCTAGTTTAGTTATACAAAAAGCTAATAGAAAGAATGTGCCAGTTATAGCTTCAACAAATGATATTGTAGAAAAAGGAGCACTAGCAACAGAAAGTATAGATTATGAAAAATTAGGATATCAAACAGGAGAAAGAGTAATAGATATTTTAAATGGAAAAAATCCTAAAGATATTCCAGTAGAAACTTTAAAACAAACAACTTTGGTTGTAAATCAAAAAATAGCTAAGAAATATAATATATCACTTGATAATCCTAAGTTAAAAAATGCAGTGAAGTATTAA